A stretch of the Lonchura striata isolate bLonStr1 chromosome 15, bLonStr1.mat, whole genome shotgun sequence genome encodes the following:
- the MYOZ3 gene encoding myozenin-3 isoform X1, whose protein sequence is MASQSPRVTALLRPLSQPEITSVPWLDLGIWAGAQDGLGRAAGAQGCREGPAKATECWWLQLGFSLIPSTAGEASSVPQKHLRYPLARQDPSLFNRAAPGARQQVMAIMRPGPEDASPEPQLDLGKKMSTTHDLMIEELSLPHNRGSRLFQQRQKRVQRFVLEHPSGPRQLPGQGAGGSHHTGKGDPEGTVNEQMSGENAGGQENYHSELHVAASPQGGPPEVPKKSEKVLHMSKVLNPSALAPGYSSPLKEIPHEKFNVTAIPKGYRSPWQELFGDRDNANAVYGKNPPPMRPPAWDFRSFNRTPAPFDRALVGELFSLPTVELDNLSVLEVISHRPNFNRVAQGWVRILPESEEL, encoded by the exons ATGGCATCCCAGTCCCCAAGGGTCACAGCCCTGCTCCGCCCCCTTTCTCAGCCAGAAATAACTTCTGTCCCGTGGCTGGACCTTGGCATctgggctggagcccaggaCGGGTTGGGGCGAGCAGCAGGAGCCCAAGGGTGCCGTGAagggccagcaaaggccaccgagtgctggtggctgcagcttggcttcagcctcatccccagcacagcaggagaagCATCTTCAGTTCCCCAGAAGCATCTGAGGTATCCCCTGGCCAG ACAGGATCCATCCCTCTTCAacagagctgccccaggagcACGGCAGCAAGTGATGGCCATCATGAGACCAGGCCCTGAAGATG cctccccagagccccagctgGACCTGGGGAAGAAGATGAGCACAACACACGACCTGATGATCGaggagctctccctgccccacaacCGCGGCTCCCGGCTCTTCCAGCAACGCCAGAAGCGGGTGCAGCGCTTCGTCCTTGAGCACCCCAGTGGCCCCAGGCAG ctcccagggcaagGGGCAGGTGGCTCACACCACACTGGGAAAGGTGATCCAGAAGGAACAGTGAATGAACAGATG TCAGGTGAGaatgctgggggccaggagaaTTATCACTCTGAGCTCCATGTAGCAGCATCACCCCAAGGTGGCCCCCCAGAAGTACCCAAGAAGTCAGAGAAGGTCTTGCACATGAGCAAAGTCCTGAACCCCAGTGCCCTGGCCCCAG GGTACTCGAGCCCCCTCAAAGAAATCCCCCACGAGAAGTTCAACGTCACCGCCATCCCCAAGGGCTACAGGTCCCCATGGCAGGAGCTCTTTGGTGACAGGGACAATGCCAATGCCGTGTATGGCAAGAACCCACCGCCCATGAGACCCCCTGCGTGGGACTTCAGGAGCTTCAACAG GACTCCAGCCCCGTTTGACAGGGCGCTGGTTGGTGAGCTGTTCTCTCTGCCCACCGTAGAGCTGGATAACCTGAGTGTGCTGGAGGTGATTTCCCACAGGCCCAACTTCAACAGGGTGGCCCAAGGCTGGGTGCGGATCCTGCCGGAGAGTGAAGAGCTGTAG
- the MYOZ3 gene encoding myozenin-3 isoform X2 — MASQSPRVTALLRPLSQPEITSVPWLDLGIWAGAQDGLGRAAGAQGCREGPAKATECWWLQLGFSLIPSTAGEASSVPQKHLRQDPSLFNRAAPGARQQVMAIMRPGPEDASPEPQLDLGKKMSTTHDLMIEELSLPHNRGSRLFQQRQKRVQRFVLEHPSGPRQLPGQGAGGSHHTGKGDPEGTVNEQMSGENAGGQENYHSELHVAASPQGGPPEVPKKSEKVLHMSKVLNPSALAPGYSSPLKEIPHEKFNVTAIPKGYRSPWQELFGDRDNANAVYGKNPPPMRPPAWDFRSFNRTPAPFDRALVGELFSLPTVELDNLSVLEVISHRPNFNRVAQGWVRILPESEEL; from the exons ATGGCATCCCAGTCCCCAAGGGTCACAGCCCTGCTCCGCCCCCTTTCTCAGCCAGAAATAACTTCTGTCCCGTGGCTGGACCTTGGCATctgggctggagcccaggaCGGGTTGGGGCGAGCAGCAGGAGCCCAAGGGTGCCGTGAagggccagcaaaggccaccgagtgctggtggctgcagcttggcttcagcctcatccccagcacagcaggagaagCATCTTCAGTTCCCCAGAAGCATCTGAG ACAGGATCCATCCCTCTTCAacagagctgccccaggagcACGGCAGCAAGTGATGGCCATCATGAGACCAGGCCCTGAAGATG cctccccagagccccagctgGACCTGGGGAAGAAGATGAGCACAACACACGACCTGATGATCGaggagctctccctgccccacaacCGCGGCTCCCGGCTCTTCCAGCAACGCCAGAAGCGGGTGCAGCGCTTCGTCCTTGAGCACCCCAGTGGCCCCAGGCAG ctcccagggcaagGGGCAGGTGGCTCACACCACACTGGGAAAGGTGATCCAGAAGGAACAGTGAATGAACAGATG TCAGGTGAGaatgctgggggccaggagaaTTATCACTCTGAGCTCCATGTAGCAGCATCACCCCAAGGTGGCCCCCCAGAAGTACCCAAGAAGTCAGAGAAGGTCTTGCACATGAGCAAAGTCCTGAACCCCAGTGCCCTGGCCCCAG GGTACTCGAGCCCCCTCAAAGAAATCCCCCACGAGAAGTTCAACGTCACCGCCATCCCCAAGGGCTACAGGTCCCCATGGCAGGAGCTCTTTGGTGACAGGGACAATGCCAATGCCGTGTATGGCAAGAACCCACCGCCCATGAGACCCCCTGCGTGGGACTTCAGGAGCTTCAACAG GACTCCAGCCCCGTTTGACAGGGCGCTGGTTGGTGAGCTGTTCTCTCTGCCCACCGTAGAGCTGGATAACCTGAGTGTGCTGGAGGTGATTTCCCACAGGCCCAACTTCAACAGGGTGGCCCAAGGCTGGGTGCGGATCCTGCCGGAGAGTGAAGAGCTGTAG
- the MYOZ3 gene encoding myozenin-3 isoform X3, whose protein sequence is MAIMRPGPEDASPEPQLDLGKKMSTTHDLMIEELSLPHNRGSRLFQQRQKRVQRFVLEHPSGPRQLPGQGAGGSHHTGKGDPEGTVNEQMSGENAGGQENYHSELHVAASPQGGPPEVPKKSEKVLHMSKVLNPSALAPGYSSPLKEIPHEKFNVTAIPKGYRSPWQELFGDRDNANAVYGKNPPPMRPPAWDFRSFNRTPAPFDRALVGELFSLPTVELDNLSVLEVISHRPNFNRVAQGWVRILPESEEL, encoded by the exons ATGGCCATCATGAGACCAGGCCCTGAAGATG cctccccagagccccagctgGACCTGGGGAAGAAGATGAGCACAACACACGACCTGATGATCGaggagctctccctgccccacaacCGCGGCTCCCGGCTCTTCCAGCAACGCCAGAAGCGGGTGCAGCGCTTCGTCCTTGAGCACCCCAGTGGCCCCAGGCAG ctcccagggcaagGGGCAGGTGGCTCACACCACACTGGGAAAGGTGATCCAGAAGGAACAGTGAATGAACAGATG TCAGGTGAGaatgctgggggccaggagaaTTATCACTCTGAGCTCCATGTAGCAGCATCACCCCAAGGTGGCCCCCCAGAAGTACCCAAGAAGTCAGAGAAGGTCTTGCACATGAGCAAAGTCCTGAACCCCAGTGCCCTGGCCCCAG GGTACTCGAGCCCCCTCAAAGAAATCCCCCACGAGAAGTTCAACGTCACCGCCATCCCCAAGGGCTACAGGTCCCCATGGCAGGAGCTCTTTGGTGACAGGGACAATGCCAATGCCGTGTATGGCAAGAACCCACCGCCCATGAGACCCCCTGCGTGGGACTTCAGGAGCTTCAACAG GACTCCAGCCCCGTTTGACAGGGCGCTGGTTGGTGAGCTGTTCTCTCTGCCCACCGTAGAGCTGGATAACCTGAGTGTGCTGGAGGTGATTTCCCACAGGCCCAACTTCAACAGGGTGGCCCAAGGCTGGGTGCGGATCCTGCCGGAGAGTGAAGAGCTGTAG